Genomic window (Aquimarina sp. BL5):
CCCTTGTATAGAGGGATGTGGACAGCGCTATCAGAAGCTTCCTTAAACTCGTTTTTCAGGAAGTATATATAAACACTAGTAAATAACAAATCCTGTTCTAACTGAGAACAGGATTTGTAACATAACTCTTATCGATTACGATAAGTTAACTTAATAAGTTAGCAATGGATTACTGCATTAACTTTTTAGATAACTCTTGTAATTCAGTCGACTTAGCCATCATATAATCATTAAGCTTTTTTACGTCATCACCAGAAAGGTTCCCCATAACTTCTTGAGCTTTGGTACCTAGTTCTTGTCCTTTTTGACCTAAAGAAGCAAAAGCTGTCATATCCTTACTTTCTACTACTTTCTTATATTCTTCGATATAAGCTTCATAAGAATTTACATACTCCTGAACTTTTTCATCACTAAAACTAGGTACACCTTCTGATGCTGCAGTTTCAGTTTTTTCTTCAGTCTTTTCTTCTACTTTTTCAACTTCCTCAGTTTTTTCAGCACCCTCAGTTGCTTCAGACTTAGTTTCGTTTTTACAAGAAGCTGCAAAAAGAACAGCCATAACTAATGCGAAATTTAAAATGGTTTTTTTCATGATTTTTATATAAAATGTTAATTAATTGGTTTGTTTTTATTAACAATGCAAATATACACTTGTTTATACCTTTACCAAACACTTTTTTCAGTGAAGAAAACACCCTGTTTTCAGGGTGTTTAAAGATGTGAAATCTATATATTCCCTTAAAAATGATGTATATTCGAAAAAAAAGATATTCGAAAAATGTTACGAATCACCACTTAACGATAGCTTTAAGCGGTTTATCGATTTGTAATGGAGTTTTAGATGTTTGCTATAAGATAAGATAATGATTTATAATATTTTTGCTCTATGCAATATGTAAAAGATTCTATATTCTATCAAGATGCCATTCATGAATTAAATTATTCGTTTGGCGACTTTTATTTGTTTGATAGATTTGTAATTGGAGAATTTAAAGAAGATACAGTGGTTACTTGGGATGACCATGCAAAACTGTTGGTGGAAGATCTAACGAACCTATATGATCACGATGGATCTAATGTAGTTTACATTACTAACAGGGTGCATAGGTATGCCGTAAAACCCAGTGATTGGATAAAATTTTATAAGAGCGATTACAGGATGAAAGGCTATGCGATTGTTAGTTATACTCCCAAGGGGTTACTAAACTCATTGATAGAAAAATTATTCATCAAAAGTAAGTTTAAAAGTTTTGAATCCTTAGAAGAGGCTATTCATTGGACTAAAAGCCTAACCGAGGCGGCAGTTTCTAACTAAAATTGGATACAGCATATTATCTAATATTTTTTTCTTATAGCTAGACATCGATAAAAAAAGCTAAGGACTCATTAAAATCGATATTTTTCAGCATAAAAGAAAATAATAAAAAGTGATTTTGTAAATTTCCATAAAAGTAAACTTACGATATGATAAACTTCATAATAGAGCATCGTTGAAAAAAATACTTATAGTTATATTCCTAATTAATCTCTTTTCTTGTAATTCTACACAAGAAAAAATAGTAAATACTACTAATAACCGTATAGAAGATTCTACAGAGAACGCTACAGAAAGCACTCCACAAAGGGTAGAGGACGCAGTAGAAAGGGTAGAAAAATCTTCCTCAAAAGAAGAGAATGAAATAATAGAGGTAGAGAGAGAAGCTTTTGTACCTTCTCCATTTATAGCGAAAATCTTAGAACAACTAGGGATAAAACCCATACAAGTGTATGAAGAGTTTGTTGTGCAGAAAATATTGCCTTATGATGCTAAGAGTGCAGTAGTGGTGATACCTACAGTAGCCAGCCTAGAAGATGATGGATATTCCTTTTCGTTAAACAGTTATGTTTTGGTAGTAGATTCAGAAACAGCCGTTATCAAACAGCAATTTTATGAAAGTAATGAAACCAATGGTTGGGACTCTGATGCTATACGTATTGCAGAAATAGGTATTGATACTGCCAATTATTTGGTTAAAGATGATCTAAGAGCATTTGGAGTGAGGATTTATTTTTTAGGAGCATCTAAACCTAACCCTTATAGCTCCAAGACAATTTCATTATTTGTTCCGGTTGCCGATAAATTATTAAAAATCCTAGACGCTTATGAAGTATATTCTCATTGGGGAGAATGGGATATGAAATGTACAGGTGAGTTTATCAACGTGAATAAAATTTTGATTATAGATTCTAATAAGACAGAGGGATTCTATGATATAGAAGCAAGCATAGCAACCACTACTATGGAAACTTTCGAAAAAGGAGAGGATGATTGTGATGAAAAGGAAACTACGCAGAAATCAAAGCAAATTCTAAAATATACAAACGGTAATTATAAGGTTTATAAGAAAGTATATACTTTAGAAACTGAATCTCCCTGTGGATTACAAATTGTATTAGAAGACAACCGATATTATCTCAAAACTAATAAACGAGAACATTCAGGAACCTTTTTAGTTAAAGATGGTAGTATTACTTTTGAAGGATTGCTAACCGATGAACCTAAAGTTGAAGTGCAAGGAGCATACTATAGAAATGAGATCGTTATCCAGAATTATGGAAATTCTATGAATTCATTCATCGTGTTTGGGGAATGTGGTGATCAGAAATATCTTCATTTGATAAGAAAGGAATAATCTTTGTTGACTTATTTGAATACGTATAATTTTATCAAATGAAATACACTTTACTTGTGCTATTATTATTTTTTGCTTGCAGCATTCACGCGCAACAAAAAGACTATACAACTACATTACAGGAAATAGAAATGGTAAGAGAAAAGGTGAGAACCTCTTATAATGTAGCAAATACCACAGAAAAAGATTCTATTATTGTAGAAACCCGAGCTTATATTTTTAAAATACTAGTAAAGGATATTTTTCCTTTATGGTATGGAACTCCCTGGGATTTTAATGGGCATACCAAAACACCAGGAGAAGGCAAGATCGCATGCGGCTATTTTGTAACCACTACATTGCAAGATATTGGATTTAACATTCCTAGATATAAATGGGCACAATCTGCCTCCGAAGTGTTTATTAAGAAATTAGCCAAGCAACAAGTTAAACGTTTTACCAATAAGCCATTAAGAACCATAGAAGACTTTTTATTAAATAGTGGAGATGGATTGTATCTAGTTGGGCTGGATGATCATACGGGTTTTATTAGTGTAGACAATAACAAAATAAGATTTATTCATGCTAGTTATTATCAACCGGAAATAGGTGTAATGGCCGAAGCATTAGATTCAGAAAACCCACTGAAGTATTCTAAATACAGAATTATTGGCAAGCTGCTGTCAGATACAATGGTGCATAATTGGATTAAAGGCATTCGATATGAGTGACATTCAATTAAAAAGAAGTTACCCTTTTTTACAAGTGTTCAACAATTACTTTTCCGTTCTTTAAATTATAAAATATATAAATGCTAATCTAAAGGAGTGATTTTTTGTAATGAAATAAAAAAACTAGCCTGCCCGCCTCTGGAGGGTATCGAGAATAGCTTTTCGTGCACAAAATCCTATTCTCGATACACTTCTTACTTCGCTCGAAGTACTCGAATTGACGGGTTTCGAATAAAAAAATTAAAATGCATAACGGGTTGTAACAAAGATAACTTCCATATCTAAACAGTGGTTTACAGGGGTGACTGCTGTTTAAAATATTATTTACTTTGAATAACAAGAATTAGATAAAAGTAAATCATGCCAATCATAACGATAAGTGAACATCTGGAGCATTATCATACGCTAAAAAGTAAATTTATTTCCCCTAGTAGTAAGATGGAAGTCTTAATGGAAGTGTGTTTGTATAAAAAGGTCATTAATACCGGTTTAGTAGAAAACGTAAAAAAGAAACCGGTAGTTGCATTCTATACTACAACCAATCGAACAGAAGTTCCAAAACGAGATTGGACACAACAAATGAAACAGGCAGCCTCTCGATATGCTCAGGAGTATCCTGTGATGGATTCGGGAAAAACATATTCTTTATTTGGTAAAATACTGTTTTCAACAACTATTATTGGCGTAGTTGGCGCATTTGCATTAATTTTTTATCTAGTGTATTTTGGTAACCCACAAGCTAAAATGAATATAGAAGAGTTTGTGTCCTTACCAGAAAAGGGAGACCGATATTATGGATTTATCAATCAAACTATAGATGACAGTCAAACCCCTTTCTTAGCACATGGATGGATCCAGATCGTGAATGTTAACCCTATAGATAGTACTTGTGTTTATGTAACAAGTACTAGTATTGGAGAGCTAACTTTCGATACTTTAGAAGCTGAACACACTAGTTTTTCGGATCAAGAAATTCAAGGAAAATTTAATTCAGATAAAAATGCGCAGAAGATTAGTATTATTTCACAAGATAAACGCTGGCGATTTAATTCCCAGGTAATGAGTAATAAAACTAAGAATTATAAAATTACTGCAGAATAGACCAAATATGGAATTATTACAGAACACTCCACTAAGTCGTAAAAACCCACCAAAAAATGACACGTTTTTACAAGCGTATCAAAATTTAGAATCTAATGCTAAGGTGGGCTTGTCAATACTAGGAACAGCTACACTATTTTTTCTTTTAGTAATCGGTATGGGGTTTTATGAGGTTTTTGGAAATCCTGCGAACGGTGATGGAATATCTATAAGTACGCTACTAGAACCCGATTTTATAGCGATTATTTTAGGAGTAGGAGTATCCATATTTTTTATACTATTTTTTCTGAATAAACAGCGAAAGTTAGCAATCAAAGAACAACAGGCATATTATACACTGGGAAATGTAAAGCCTTTGGATATAGATCAGAAAAAAGCAATACGGCTCAATCTGGTACACATGTTTTATTTTGGTGGTTGGTCGAATACTTTAGAGGTTTTTCCGTGTAATATTCGTCTGGGTAAACAAAAATTTAACCCGAAGACATTTGATATACAACATGATAAGTTATATCAACAATACTTAAACGAGGATTGGGGAGTCTTAAATAGAGATCAATACACGGAGATGATAGGAAGACTGTTTGATGGAATGCATTCTAAATGGTTTGCTCAAGACATCCAATCTGATTCAGCAGGAGATATGATAAATCAGATCTCAGGGCTAACCAAAGTGGATAAGCAATATATACAAGATTGTGGAACGGTATTAAACAATAAGCCAAAGAAATTGATATGGGGATTTGATTTGTTTAGGGTGATTCCAATGAGTAGATGGGCTTTTATGTCAGGATATATTTCAGAAGAAGAGGCTTGGTCTAATATTTTAAAAGCTTCTGAGCTTATTTATTTCTTATTTGATAGTCATGAAGACTATTATGATAATTATCGCGTGGGTCATGCTTTTTGGAGTAACAATTTTGAGGCTTGCACAGATCGATTAGAGAAATGGAAAAACTTTAAAGAGCGTTGCGACTGGCCTTCTAAAAAGCTGGAATGGACAAAACCCGAAGCAATAGAATTGCCAGATAATATGAAGACTAATTTTGCAGAACATCTTTCTGATATCCAAAAAGACAAACAAATAACACCCATAGGTTTTCGTAAGACAGAGGATGGGTAGGATTTACTACCGAGCACTTGGAGGTCTCGAAAGGTATAAGGTGCAAAAGGTTTAAATACAATTCCTAAACCGATACAGAAAAAAGATACTAAATAAAATGAATATCAAACCATAAATCAACAATGTCAAATACAAAGAAGAAAGCATATCAGATATTAGTAATTAGTACATGTATTGTTGCGCTATTTGTTAGTTTTATTTTTTTGAAATCTAGGTATGATACTAATAAGGAGGCTAAGATTACTAAGCTTAAAGCTAAAAAAGATGTGATTCAGGATTTGGACTATCAATATGCAAAACTAAAATATGCAGCTAGGGATTGGAGTACTTTATATGCTAAAATAACTACAGTACATAACAGAGATACTATAGAACATCCTAAATATACTGTGGCAGACTTACCCTTTAAACATTCTGATATAGTGAGGTTTTGGGATCGATTTGAAGAAGATGTATACATCCGAAATTATGTAACAGATGAAGCATACCTATCAGAAATATATAAGGTAGGGGACACATTACGTAATGTTTCTAAGGTGTATAAAGTTAAAAATAAAATATCAGAATATTTAGAATCACTAAATATGGCCTACACAGGTATTCTAAATAACGCGTCGAAGACAGATAGTGTTTCTAAGTATTCTTCAAGAAGCGACCCAAAATTTGGAACTTATTTTTACTATTTGGAGAAAATTGATCGTGCATATTATGAATTGTTATCCGAGCATTATCCAACAGCGTTACACAATCTAATCTACGGTACTAAGAAATTCGAAAAAGATGCTGTTAACAATTTAATAAGTAGGCAAATACAAGAATTAAATACTCAATGGCGATACTCAAAGAATCGGGAAATGAAGGAGTTCAAAAAGCATATGAAAGCGTATTTAGGTGTCGAAAAAGATTCTCTGAATACCTATATTCTTAAAAAGAATGATAGTAAATTATTATTGTTAGTAAAAACATTGCAATTTAAAGAAGACGACAACTTAGCATTGAAAAAAGCATATCTCGAAGCACTAACAGAGGGTTTTCATCTTATTAGGGATCAGTATACAAAAGAAATATATATTTATCTGGAATTTTTTAATGAGGAAACTTATTATATTGATAGGTGGGTAAAAACACCTAATGAAGCGTATTCTAGGGTAGATGATCTTGATAATGTCTCTAGAATACTATCAAATTTCTATGAAGTGGATGCGTATCAATATTATATCAAAGGATCTTTTCCAATATTAGATGTTTGGTATCCTAATTATAAAGCCTTTACAGTAGAATAGTAATGTATATGTAAAATACTGCGTGATGAGAAAATTATCAAAAATTTTTGTATTCTTAATGATCAGTCTTCTATGGATCATTCCTTTCTATGGACAAGAAAGAAAATTTGATACAGTTATTATAAAAAGGCAAAACTATAGCAATGATTATGAGGTAGATACTTTGTTGGTTCAGAAAGATGCTATGAGGAGTAACCAAGTTTTAGTAGGAACTATGTTGCTTAAAGACTCTAGAAAGTTAAGTAGACTTTCTTTAAATGGGGTAGAAGCACTTAGTTTTAAAATGATAGATACTTGTGATGAAGGGCGTGAAGAAGAGTCATCAGGAGATGAAACGCTAGAAGAAGATATATTAGTATTCAATGCATCTAATCGTTATACTAAGTTACACGAGAATATTACTCGGATATGGCGAAAGGATAACTTACTCTTCATTGATGTTCAATTGGTTTCTAATTGCTGTAACGATTTTTTAGGTGAAGCCGATGTACGTGGAGATATGATTCAGTTGGGTTATATAGATTATGGCGGCAATTGTTCATGTCATTGTACATATCATCTTAGATATGAGTTTGATATAACAAATATAGATGCTAACAAGGATTTAAAGTATATAGGTTTCACTGAAGAAAATAGGAGAAAAATCCCAAGGTTATAACTTTTTTGTGCTTATAGAAAAAGAAGGTGTGGTAAATGGGTCTTCGAGAGCCTCAGTCCTCGGATGTTCGAACTCTGAACTGAATTCCGAACCCTGAGGCTCTCGAAGGTTGAGGTGTCACACTGAGCTTGCCGAAGTACGGCCCTCGGACGCAACCGAACCCTGAGGTTCTCGAAGGGTGAATTCGTAAGGTAACAATTGCTTTATTGTTGACACATAGTAATATGAATACCTTACTATCATAAGTATGACGGGATATATGTACATATTAGAATGTAGTGACGGCAGTTACTATACAGGAAGTACAAAAGATTTAGATAAGAGATTGCAGCAACACCAAAATGGAGAAGGAGCGAATCATACAAAAAAACGATTACCGGTTAGGTTAATATATTACGAACAATATGACAGAATCGATACTGCATTCTATCGAGAGAAACAAGTACAAGGATGGAGCAGAGCAAAAAAGGAAGCGTTGATGAATGGGGATTTGAATACGTTGCCAGGATTGTCAATGGCTTATCGTGATATTAGGTGACTGAGGCTCTCGAAGTCACCGGGTTTCGAGTGGCTCAACCCTCGGGGAACGATATTTTTGAACACCACGTATTCCCGAACCCTGAGCGTAGTCGAAGGGTAATAGCAGGGTGAGACTTCGAGAGCCTCAGTCTCCAATAATAAACCGAAGGGTGATGCTCCCGAACCCTGACCGGATTTCGACTACGCGGCTGCTGAGTTTATCTAAGTACAATCCTCGGAGTGCGAACCCTGAGGTGATATGCTGAGCCTGTCGAAGTGCTCTCGAAGGGTGAGTTTATTTACACGAAGTTCGTCGAAAGGTCAAAAGTTCTTCAATACCCTAATTGTAAAGGGGAAATTTTCTTATATAAATTTTAAAACAGTGGTTTTCAGGGGTGATTTTATCCTACAGAATTCTTTATTTTGTTTTGTAATATTTATCAATACCCCCAAAGTATGCAAATATCAAGACCTACAGAACATGTTCAGCCTTATAAAACTTTAAAAACTCAATTTGTTTCACCATATAACAAAAGGGAAGTTTTATTAGAAGTACGTATGCATAAAAAGATCATAAACAATGGTTTTGGAACAAAAATACTGAAGCAACCAATTGTTACGTTTCACACCACTACAGATCAAGCTGTGATTCCTGAAAGGTATTGGACAGATCAAATGATCAAAGCAGTGGATGCGTATGCTAATGAATATCCTGTAATGGATACTATAAAAAGACATTCAATAGTCAGCAAGATACTTTCTTCTATAAGTAATGTATGGGTATCTTTGATGCCTGTTCATTGATTTTGTATTCCTATAATTTTAGCATATAATAATCTATCGTCCATATAACGTAATCGTTATCCATTTCATAAAAAGAATGTAGATGGCATAAAGGCCGCTGTAAACCAAAATAATTTGTGGTAAATAACAATGGTTTTTAGTGGTAGGGATCGTTCTAAATAGTTTTACTTTTCGATATTATTGATTTATATAAAAGTAGCAATGCCGATTTTTACAATCAGTGAGCGTTTAGTACAGTATCAAACACTTAAAAATCAATTCGTATCTCCATACAATGATATGGAAGTTTGAATACATAAAAAATTCATAAACAAAGGTTTGGCTCGGAATATAAATAAGAAACCCGTAATAGTTTTTTATCAGACCACGGATCAAATAGAAATCCCTAAAAAAGATTGGATGCAGCAAATGAAAAAAACGGCTGCAGCATATGCTAAAACCTATCCGGTTACAGATGCAGGAAAAAGATACTCAATATTTGATAAATACGGGCTTCGACTACGCGGATGCTGAGCTTGCCGAAGTACAGCCCTCGGAAGTAACCGAACCCTGAGCTGTCACACTGAGCCTGTCGAAGTGGTAGCCGAAGGGTGATTCTAGTTGAACCGGGTTTCGAGAGCCTCAACCCTCGGACGCAACCGAACCCTGAGGTTCTCGAAGGGTGAATTCGTAAGGTAACAATTGCTTTATTTTTGACACATAATACTATAAATACCTTACTATCATAAAGTATGACGGGATATATGTACATATTAGAATGTAGTGACGGCAGTTACTATACAGGAAGTACAAAAGATTTAGATAAGAGATTGCAGCAACACCAAAATGGAGAAGGAGCGAATCATACAAAAAAACGATTACCTATTAGGTTATTATACTACGAACAATATGACAGAATCGATACTGCATTCTATCGAGAGAAACAAGTACAAGGATGGAGCAGAGCAAAAAAGGAAGCGTTGATTAATGGGGATTTGGATACGTTGCCAGGATTGTCAATGGCTTATCGTGATATTAGGTGACTGAGGCTCTCGAAGTCACCGGGTTTCGACTCCGCGGATGAAGAGCCTTCCGGGCTTGGAGAACCTCAGCCCTCGGAAGCAATCGAACCCTGATGTGATATATCGAACCCTTAGGTGTCACACTGAGTGTCACATTGAGCTTGTCGAAATGCGGTCGAAGTGCACTCGAAGGGTGACGAATCGGGTTTCGAGTGCCTCAACCCTCGTGGATGAGAATACTTCCGAACCCTGAGTATTCCCGAACCCTGAGGTTCTCGAAGTGCTCTCGAAGGGTGACGAATTGGGTTTCGAGAGCCTCAACCCTCGGGAAACGATATTTTTGAACACCATGTATTTTCGAACCCTGAGGTGATATGCTGAGCCTGTCGAAGTGCTCTCGAAGGGTGGTGAACCGGACTTCGAGAGCCTCAGCCCTCGGACGTAACCGAACCCTGAGGTGATATGCTGAGCCTGTCGAAGTGCTCTCGAAGGGTGAAATGGCTAAGGGTGACACAACGCCAGTATATCTCAAACCTTAGCCAATAGCACTGTCAGTATCCATCGAATGAGTAATTGTAAAAAATGAAATCAAAAACGTATCCATATATAAAGAAAGCGTTTGTAAATGATTGTAATGTAGCGTTTTATATAGAGGTCAGTATGTCAGTAGTGATTTTGTGGTATTTGTGTATTGATAATTTTTTATGTAAAACATTAGATAGTAATCAATTAAATTTAAAATTTAACAGAATATTATTAATAAAAATACGGAATCTTAAAATTATCGGTATTGTAATTGACCATATAGCAACTCAAATGAATGTTAAACTCAATCTGGATACAATAGTTTTATATACAGAACTTCTTTGTCACACTGAGCCTGTCGAAGTGTACAATGATCCTAGGTCTTGTCGGTCTTCGACAGGCTCAGACTGACATACTGAAATAGTAAAATAAATTGATCCAGATTATTAAAACAAATGAAGTATGAGTAATGTATTAAACAACCGATTATCGGTAACCGTAGATCCAGCAGCGATCACAGAAGTAAAAAACAGAATTGAGGAAATCAATACACTGTTACCATTTTTAACAGGATTGACTAAAGACGAGCGTAGGACGCTCCCTAAGATCAATCGTAGTAACAAAATCTTTGTAGAAGATACACTAGATAGTATGCGCCAAAACGGAGATATTCTACCCAATTTTATCAATGTAGAAGAGGTAGATAAAGATTATGCGTTATACAATGAGCTAAAGGTTTTAGCACTAGAGTTAGCAGAATTATCAGAAAAGGTAAACGATACGAGAATCTTGGCTGGATCCGAAGCCTATAGCACTTCTTTATTAGCCTATAAGATGTTTGGTGTGGCGGCTAGTAGCGGTGTAGCAGGAGCAGAGGCGTTACATAGCAGACTAAAAGAACGATTTGCGAATAGCCCGAGTACCACAGAAGAGGATATACCGGATCAAACCGATCAGGGTACGGATGGTAGTACGGAATGAGACTTCGAGAGCCTCAGTCTCCAGACGTAATCCGAGGGTGAATTTTAGCGAACCCTGAGGTTCTCGAAGGGTGACGAATCGGGTTTCGAGAGCCTCAACCTTTGGAGTGCGAACCCTGAGCGGAGCCGAAGGGTAAGCGGAGTCGAAGGTTGAGAAGCTAGAAGTAAATGACCCAAAATCCCCAATAGTTAACGTAACTATTGGGGATTTTTTTTAGTATTTATCGGGGAAAACAACTAAAAAAAACAAGTATAACTACCTGTAAGAAATCCAGTAAATAAAAATTAATTTCCCCTAATACTTTTTTGAAAATATACTTGTCATTGGGTATGATTTCGTTCAATAGTGTTGCTTATTTTTCGCATTATAAATAACTCTAAATAATAAATTATGAAAAAAATTACGTTCTATCTTTTTTTACTTATTCTAGGAGTAAAACAGATATACTCACAAGAATACACATTATCATCAGAAATATTAGCCGCATTTGTAGAATCAATTGATGGTGTAAAAGCTGTTAAAAATGCAGATGGCATAAAAATATATCTAGGCAAAAAGGAAAAAGAAAATCAACTATACAAAATTTCACTAAAATATGATGGGCAAGAAGAATCCTTTATTTTACAGCCGCTTACCTATCCTAGTTTTATCTCTAGTTTTAAACGGAATGTGAAAAGTATTTTGGAGAAGGCAATAAAGGATAATGCAGCAAAAAACAGCTATAAGGTAAGATCAGTCAATCATTCAGGAGTACTTGCCGTAGAAGGTAAAATAGCTACTTTGTTTGCAAGGATTGTAACAGCATTTAATACAGATGAAGAACGGCCACAAGTGGCTACTATTTATTTGAAAAGCAATATACCTGTTTATAGTGATAATAGTAAAAAGGCATTGAATAGTATCCTTGTAGGTACACTCGATAATGCTAATGCGGAAATTACTTTTTATGATGGATTTATCGAAAAGGTACAACTAAAAGGAACTGTAAAAAATCAAGATGTAACTTTTAGTAATATATATTCAATCGGTATAAGTTCCACAAAAAACATTAAGAAGTTATCTAGTACTCTCCTTTATTCTGAAGATAAATTTAACGAAGATATTATTCTTAATAACCGAAAACAGATAGACCATGTCCTAGAAAAATATTTACCAAAGTCCCCAATCGCGGATCCTACAGAGAAACAAAAGGAATTAACTATATTATTTGAACAACTTTATATTAAAAAGTATTTGACCATCGATAATCCAGCAATTAACCTTTTAATTGCTGATTTAAAGACAAAATTCGAAGTAAACAAGAAAAATGAATTTGAAAAATCTCTGGTGGAATTGTTCGACGAAATCTCAGAGGAAGAAGGAATAATAAAACGTTTCAAAAATGTTTCTTTAAAACTATATTTTAGTGATGCGATACGCTATGTAAAGAAGGTAGATGTCAATGCAAATGATGTAAGTCCAGAAAAGCAGTTAGTACTATTAAATCAGGAATCAAGATCAAATACTAAGCTTTATAAGGAAGAATCTACCCGTTTATTTGAAGCCGTAGTATATACAGATTTTTTAAGTTTGTTTGATGAAGAAAACCCTAACGGTTTGGTACAAACAGAAGTTAATAAAAGATTCAATATTAAGACAAGAAGACGTCAAGTTGGTGGATGGGGAAAAGTAATCCCTCCATTTTTTCCGGGGCTTATTTCGGAAGCCTATGGTTTTTTCCAATACTTTGATGCGCAATTTCACATTTCTAAAATAGAAAAGAATAATAAATTCTTAGAATCCAGAACCATAATGATAGAAGATGAAGCTGGAGCTATGGTAAATTCTGAGCCATTTTATGAACCTTTAGCATTGTTGCAACATCGAAACTATGCCATTGGTGGAATGCTGAATATTTTAAACTTAGAAAATCAAAATGCAAAACTAAACATGTATTTGGATGCGGGGTTTCTTTTTGGTAGAAGTGGATATATACCTATTGGCGAAGATCCTAATGCAGAAACAGTCAATACTCAATTTGTAAATAATATAGAAATTCCTATAGAATATAAATTCCATTTATTACCAGAAAAACGGTTTAGCATCATGCTTTCTGATAAACTGTCATGGTTTGAGAATCTGGATGCAGATATTCCTCTAAGATCTATAGAAGATAAATTAGTTACCTCTCAGAACCGATGGATTAATAGTTTTAATGTTAATTTTAACCTAGATATATCTAGTACTGGTAGATTGTTTATACGCTATAAACTATTACATGAGTTAGACAACATCAATAACAATTTTTCACAA
Coding sequences:
- a CDS encoding GIY-YIG nuclease family protein, yielding MYILECSDGSYYTGSTKDLDKRLQQHQNGEGANHTKKRLPVRLIYYEQYDRIDTAFYREKQVQGWSRAKKEALMNGDLNTLPGLSMAYRDIR
- a CDS encoding DUF1266 domain-containing protein; its protein translation is MELLQNTPLSRKNPPKNDTFLQAYQNLESNAKVGLSILGTATLFFLLVIGMGFYEVFGNPANGDGISISTLLEPDFIAIILGVGVSIFFILFFLNKQRKLAIKEQQAYYTLGNVKPLDIDQKKAIRLNLVHMFYFGGWSNTLEVFPCNIRLGKQKFNPKTFDIQHDKLYQQYLNEDWGVLNRDQYTEMIGRLFDGMHSKWFAQDIQSDSAGDMINQISGLTKVDKQYIQDCGTVLNNKPKKLIWGFDLFRVIPMSRWAFMSGYISEEEAWSNILKASELIYFLFDSHEDYYDNYRVGHAFWSNNFEACTDRLEKWKNFKERCDWPSKKLEWTKPEAIELPDNMKTNFAEHLSDIQKDKQITPIGFRKTEDG
- a CDS encoding GIY-YIG nuclease family protein, whose product is MYILECSDGSYYTGSTKDLDKRLQQHQNGEGANHTKKRLPIRLLYYEQYDRIDTAFYREKQVQGWSRAKKEALINGDLDTLPGLSMAYRDIR